Proteins encoded by one window of Halichondria panicea chromosome 8, odHalPani1.1, whole genome shotgun sequence:
- the LOC135340212 gene encoding probable serine/threonine-protein kinase ireA, with amino-acid sequence MNHTMTQVKNTPFTKAFTKQIEVSIAKMVFLMCLCLTGIFLFPTTMGRSNQSECNLYGNGMLAKCENMNNFSDLKDVPSTITHLEITNSNLPTLNFTLFLSRFLNLKSIVFDGCKIEYIKIGMNPQFTEIRNLSIRNNDIDIIRENSFQQFPNVEIIDFVHNGVTKIYEDGFKDLFRIQVINLTNNSIEKIENEAFKNLPKLEVLDLSFNDNLKPFTYSDESRPKIITSGSENLVNFSGNPKQNESGWFTGIWFYICGRISDIFTGGWLSTIWYYTGEWLSNIWYYTGGLLSGLWFYIGLVILFILSCTGCAVCLSSIIIKDKEDEQNKIQRLLSSTYDREIGQIRLENRIADNVWAGTLQDGRKTAVKKYRKASSSQPEKELDILLHMSNTKPNPHIVQYYCKQEKDGFLYVALEMCQSNLEKAIIVLKKEKFESSRFLLEAKQCLGQITDGLWHVHKQGIQHRDIKPANILLKRRGDGVYFLISDFDLGHFEKDYSDHKKPYGSKGWAAPELWKGGKRTTAVDIFSLGCVFYYVLAKGRHPFGPIDNLEQCQQTICQSTERPKLTKLQELGQSFTTVLAKSLINSMLERDFRKRPKVMSVVEHPMFWNEEKISKFYHNIGKMAVDKEQETFQRMLRADSSEVYSTGDWTSYLDTIVKCDVDKRMDIADICKLLRFIRNKTEHFDELSEELKHTYYCCSEGVARYFNEKFPKLLLYTFQKKEELDQVNRKKTN; translated from the coding sequence ATGAACCACACCATGACTCAGGTAAAAAACACCCCATTTACTAAAGCTTTTACAAAGCAAATTGAAGTGAGCATAGCAAAGATGGTTTTTCTGATGTGTCTGTGCCTAACAGGCATCTTCCTTTTCCCAACAACAATGGGAAGATCAAACCAAAGTGAGTGCAACCTTTATGGAAATGGTATGCTTGCAAAATGTGAAAATATGAACAACTTTAGCGATTTGAAGGATGTGCCTTCCACTATCACACATTTAGAGATCACTAACTCCAATCTGCCTACTCTGAACTTCACATTATTTCTATCTCGATTTTTAAACTTGAAATCTATTGTATTTGATGGATGCAAAATAGAGTATATCAAGATTGGAATGAACCCACAGTTCACTGAAATACGAAATCTTTCCATACGTAACAATGATATTGACATAATTAGAGAAAATTCTTTCCAACAGTTCCCAAATGTTGAAATTATCGATTTTGTTCACAACGGAGTTACTAAAATTTACGAAGATGGGTTTAAAGACCTGTTTCGCATTCAAGTTATCAATCTCACAAACAATAGCATTGAAAAAATCGAAAACGAAGCCTTCAAGAACCTTCCCAAACTTGAGGTGCTTGATCTCTCTTTCAATGATAATTTGAAACCTTTTACATACAGCGATGAATCTAGACCAAAAATCATCACTTCTGGTTCGGAAAACTTAGTGAATTTCTCTGGCAATCCCAAACAGAACGAGAGTGGATGGTTTACAGGTATATGGTTTTACATCTGTGGAAGAATTTCGGATATATTCACTGGTGGATGGCTTTCAACCATATGGTATTACACGGGTGAATGGCTTTCAAATATATGGTACTACACCGGTGGATTACTTTCAGGCCTATGGTTTTACATAGGGCTTGTCATATTATTTATACTTTCATGCACAGGCTGTGCAGTCTGTTTGTCATCCATTATTATAAAGGATAAAGAAGATGAACAGAATAAGATACAACGATTATTGAGTAGCACGTATGACAGAGAAATAGGACAAATAAGACTGGAGAATCGAATTGCCGATAATGTATGGGCAGGAACACTACAAGATGGTAGAAAAACAGCTGTTAAAAAGTACCGTAAAGCATCAAGCAGCCAGCCAGAGAAAGAATTGGATATACTACTGCACATGTCAAACACTAAACCGAATCCACACATAGTTCAATATTATTGTAAACAAGAAAAAGATGGATTCCTGTATGTTGCTCTGGAGATGTGTCAATCAAATCTAGAAAAAGCAATAATAGTTTTAAAGAAGGAAAAATTTGAATCATCACGATTCCTTTTAGAAGCAAAACAGTGTCTGGGGCAAATCACAGACGGCCTGTGGCACGTACATAAACAAGGAATACAACATCGGGATATAAAGCCAGCAAATATTCTTCTGAAGCGAAGAGGTGACGGTGTATACTTTTTAATATCTGATTTTGACTTAGGGCATTTTGAGAAAGATTATTCAGATCATAAGAAGCCATATGGCTCAAAAGGATGGGCAGCCCCAGAGCTTTGGAAAGGTGGTAAACGAACAACTGCAGTCGATATATTCTCATTAGGTTGTGTGTTCTATTATGTATTAGCAAAAGGTCGTCATCCGTTTGGACCCATTGACAATCTAGAGCAGTGCCAACAAACCATATGTCAGAGTACTGAACGACCAAAACTGACTAAACTGCAAGAACTAGGGCAAAGCTTCACTACAGTACTTGCGAAAAGCTTGATCAATTCAATGCTTGAGAGGGACTTCAGAAAACGACCCAAGGTTATGTCGGTAGTAGAACATCCAATGTTTTGGAATGAAGAAAAAATCAGCAAATTCTATCACAATATTGGTAAAATGGCAGTCGACAAAGAGCAAGAAACGTTTCAAAGGATGCTACGTGCAGATTCAAGCGAGGTCTACAGTACTGGAGATTGGACATCCTACCTTGATACGATAGTCAAATGCGATGTTGATAAACGTATGGACATAGCTGATATTTGCAAGCTTCTCAGATTTATTCGAAACAAAACTGAGCATTTCGATGAGCTAAGCGAGGAACTAAAGCATACGTACTACTGTTGTAGTGAAGGAGTAGCAAGATATTTCAACGAGAAATTTCCTAAGTTGCTACTGTATACATTTCAAAAGAAAGAAGAGCTGGACCAAGTAAATCGTAAGAAAACAAATTGA
- the LOC135340216 gene encoding serine/threonine-protein kinase/endoribonuclease IRE1-like, with translation MAFFILFLCLTGSFLFPITMGRSNQGKCSLYRNNKLAKCEKVYNMKDLNDLPSTITHLEITNSDLFALNFALIPLRITNLESIVFDGCKTEYIKIEISPQFTTVRSLYIRHNNIDIIRENTFQQFPNVVNIAFDHNKVKKIYKDAFNNLFDIEIVNLSHNSIEEIDDQSFKNLPMLKIVDLSFNDELQTFDYTDTSSPKISFIFEDSIKTLYYSDAHQDRQITRLWKYRYLLGIVFLLIPILFILFCSCCACCMSEIIVRDMHGNFSEIYAMEIGQIKIEKRMAHNVWKGTLRDGRSIAVKKYLKASSSKPDKELDILLRMSNTKPSPNIVQYFCKEENDNHLYIALELCDMNLEEAIQSKKEATSSQLTSLRQITDGLWHVHKQGIQHRDIKPTNILLKQRDDGLYFLISDFDLGHFEKENSDHKKPYGTIGWAAPELWKGGKRTSAVDVFSLGCVFYYVLANGRHPFGKIDDLEQCQRNICYGIGQPKLSQLKIEGSRGFKPVLAKSLINFMIQRDYKKRPKARWVIQHPIFWTDEEISKFYHNIGKMAVDKEQETFQRMVRADSSEVYTGSWTSYLDVIVKCDVDKRMDKADICRLLRFIRNKSEHFDELSEDLKRTYYCCSEGVARYFNEKFSKLLLYTFQKKEELEQLNRKKKN, from the coding sequence ATGGCTTTCTTCATACTATTTCTGTGCTTAACCGGCAGCTTCCTCTTCCCAATAACAATGGGTAGATCAAACCAGGGTAAGTGCAGCCTCTACCGGAATAATAAGCTCGCAAAATGTGAGAAAGTTTACAATATGAAAGATTTGAATGATCTGCCTTCTACTATTACACATCTAGAGATCACTAACTCTGATTTGTTTGCTCTGAACTTCGCCTTAATCCCACTCCGAATTACAAACTTGGAATCTATTGTATTTGATGGATGTAAAACAGAATACATCAAAATTGAAATAAGCCCACAGTTCACTACAGTAAGGTCTCTTTATATTCGGCACAATAACATCGATATCATTAGAGAGAATACATTTCAACAGTTCCCAAATGTTGTAAATATTGCTTTTGATCACAATAAAGTTAAGAAAATATACAAAGATGCTTTTAACAATTTGTTTGACATTGAAATAGTTAATCTCTCTCATAATAGCATAGAAGAAATAGACGATCAATCTTTCAAGAATCTTCCTATGCTTAAAATAGTTGATCTCTCTTTTAACGACGAATTACAAACTTTTGACTACACCGATACGTCATCACCAAAAATATCGTTTATATTTGAAGATTCTATAAAAACGTTATATTATTCAGATGCCCATCAAGACAGACAGATTACACGCCTATGGAAGTACAGGTATTTACTGGGCATCGTTTTTCTTTTAATTCCAATACTTTTTATACTTTTCTGCTCATGCTGTGCATGTTGCATGTCTGAAATTATTGTACGAGACATGCATGGGAATTTCAGTGAAATATATGCTATGGAAATAGGACAAATAAAAATTGAGAAGCGAATGGCTCATAATGTATGGAAAGGAACACTTCGAGATGGCAGAAGTATAGCTGTGAAAAAGTACCTTAAAGCATCGAGCAGCAAGCCGGACAAAGAATTGGATATACTCTTGCGCATGTCAAACACCAAGCCGAGCCCTAACATTGTTCAGTACTTTTGTAAAGAAGAAAATGACAACCACCTATATATTGCTCTTGAACTGTGCGATATGAATTTAGAAgaagcaatacaaagcaaaAAAGAAGCAACATCTTCGCAACTAACAAGTCTTAGACAAATCACAGACGGCCTGTGGCACGTACATAAACAAGGAATACAACATCGAGATATAAAGCCTACAAACATTCTTCTAAAGCAAAGGGATGATGGCTTATACTTTCTTATATCTGATTTTGATTTGGGGCACTTCGAAAAAGAAAATTCAGATCATAAGAAACCATATGGCACAATAGGATGGGCAGCCCCAGAGCTTTGGAAAGGTGGTAAACGAACAAGTGCAGTCGATGTATTCTCACTGGGTTGTGTGTTTTATTATGTACTAGCAAATGGTCGTCATCCTTTTGGGAAAATCGACGATCTAGAGCAGTGCCAACGAAATATTTGCTATGGCATAGGGCAGCCAAAACTAAGTCAGCTAAAAATAGAAGGTTCAAGAGGATTCAAGCCAGTACTTGCAAAAAGTTTAATCAATTTTATGATTCAGCGTGACTACAAAAAGCGCCCCAAGGCAAGGTGGGTTATACAGCATCCAATATTTTGGACTGACGAAGAAATCAGCAAGTTTTACCATAATATTGGCAAAATGGCAGTCGACAAAGAGCAAGAAACATTTCAAAGGATGGTACGTGCAGATTCTAGTGAGGTCTACACTGGAAGCTGGACATCCTATCTTGATGTGATAGTCAAATGTGATGTTGATAAACGTATGGACAAAGCTGATATTTGCAGACTTCTAAGATTTATTCGAAACAAAAGCGAGCACTTCGATGAGCTAAGTGAGGATCTAAAACGCACGTACTACTGTTGTAGTGAAGGAGTAGCAAGATATTTCAACGAGAAATTTTCGAAGTTGCTACTGTATACATTTCAAAAAAAAGAAGAACTGGAACAGTTAAATCGCAAGAAAAAGAATTGA